The DNA window GGTACTCACACAGAGTAAACCTACTCACGCTCACACAGAACGCTCCTACAAAGATTACCTAGTGGTAACTTTAACAAAATACTCACATAGAGtaacccagggcatacctggctagcacatttaaaataattggaaTTCACCACCTCTGAGGGTCACttagacagtcacacagacattCTCAGAACTAGGTCCTTATTCCAATAGGGCTTCACCAAGTACCATGtttcacacagaacacacagtcaccctggcccctcacccccacagaccgcaccaatccccactgtgatcaattcagtgtcaggaCGGCTCTAGGTCGCCCGCAACCGACCAGTGGCAGAGTATCATTGAGTCCGCAAACTCTCAGTTTTCTCTCCTCTGACTCGGCCCTGTTtacgcctccaaggtgcccccctcacaaaggaatacacactcagagctcaCGTAACAGAGGCTAATTTCTAAAAACTCGACTTCAAGTGTGTTTTGCTCACCTCTTTCTTTTAAAAAAACTAAGTTCGaaatgtggtatccactcggctcgctgcctctcagatcaaaggtgggtccatctgcttcgttcccgaagtgtggtttccctgagatcccaagtttgagggatccctcgtgcacgaTTTAAATAGGTCGTCAGGAGCgatcaccaagtgaagattcacatcacATCCTCGTCGCCaaatgtggtggctaatttccgcattaccaaatgaggatttacaaacacaccagtccgagttaaaactacatctttaatacttaagatacttttgcaaaagttcttgaccccaccaatgcattctctcgaatgaatcatttaatgaggtgcttacagaatggctcagggatcttttatagcaacgatacagccccttcaacgtacattgacaaaccacagatacttagtaacagttcacaaaggttacgttttgtatgacagatatccataaaacacatcagacagtaactactatgtcaacctggttcattatatagcccagtatctggtctccttagaactgtccctcccaggtacggtatagaacagaactatttcatccaatggcatatatcaattgtcaactctagatactcccatctcaagcaaaccccctcttgaccccactcctggacaggctcactggagggagtgagcctctaggccatatattatcacaggataagtgtgagatctaagagaccatggtcccagccactgccataaacctccccacaataaggaaaaggagggtgtgacttgctcacagacattgtggagacaagtcattggttccccagtaatcacaccatcccttcacatggtttaagcataggtaaagacacattcccatgacgacaagtctgacctctcctctctctgggccccaagtgtctgagccccagctaaggtagacgtgcaactgaaaagacaccagagtccaatggacactttctaatgacaagtacctcaaataagcatattatactaataaaacatcttaattatctatgttacccaactaattctcaTTCGTCCACGACAGTATGTTCACAGCAATATTTCAACTTAATAATTGCAAGACCTGACCCATACTtatcataaattattaacttggaATTCATACCTTGTAGTTTGAAGTTCTGGTCAGAAATGTTGCCCCTGAGGGGGTGGGTCCAGGTGAAAGTAATTTTTAACTGGGTTAGCCATAAAGTAATCTATGAATAAATAGATCAGGTACATGCCTTTCAGAATTAATCATATTCTGATGTCGTACAAACATCAAAATCTGGCAAAAACTCGTGTCAGTTGGCTTTAGGCTTCTAGAACTACGGTGGTATGAGAAGTAAACCATCATTGCTCTCATTTGATTTTCAAGCTCACTAATGACCCAGATTAGATACCAGCTGGCTGGTCACATTTGCATGGCATAAGTGGTGATTGTGTGTTTATCTTCAAGTTCCCAGACCTCATTGCAGAGTTTGCCAGCAACTAGAGAGGCTCCCCTCATGGAGGAGCCTCTGAAAGCTCTCTTTGGGGTAACGGAAGAGAGCCTCCTGATATCCCTGGTTGAGGGTCACTCCAACCccacctcctccagctcttccgaGTTGAGCTATGCTATCGCGGGGGAGGTAGTACACCAGCTTAACTCTGGCCTCTCAGTGGCCATTCAGGCCAGCTCGGGGAGTTGCCCCCCTATGGACAGTCAGGACATAGCAGCAGGCAAGGAGGTCATTCGGGTAGCTTCGGTGCAGATCCTGGCCGAGCTACAGAGCCAAACGTCTGAGCCAGAGTGGGTAGGGTTTATCGAGCCCCTCATGGACCCTGTGACCGATGATGTGCTGAATGCCATTGCCGGCACAATGGACAAAATGGCACAGGACTACAACATCCTATTGGATCTGGCCAAGAAGATGACAATCTTGGGGTCTAAATTTCTGACCAATCTTCAATGTGACCTTGATGTTGAGTGTCCATCTGGGAAAGAAGGGACCACTCACTTTCTCAAAGAGACTGGATCCTCTAGCAGTGTGGTGTCCAGAAAGCTTCAGACCTTCTCTAGCCCCGACTTTCAGTCTAAAGCCCTCAAGGCGGTGAGCACCATCCTTACAAGGAAAGTCAGCAGCTCTTCTGGCGTGGCTCCTTCCTCTAGGCCTTCTAGTGCTGCTCCTAGCCTTACTGAAGCTCCCCTGAATACCAGCTGcacagccctgacatctgtaagcTCCACTGCCACAGTGATTGTTAAGGCATTTGTGGGAGGCATGGAGACGATAGCATCATTTGAAGGCAAATGTGAAGCAGTTGATTGGCCAGTTCCTGTAAATGACCACAAAACAGGGTTTTCACAGAAGATAACCTTCTCTCCAGCCCGCACACTCTATGGCCTTATACGAGCAAAGCTGAGGGACCTTTTAACTCTATCCGCTCGAGAAGAAGGTGTGGCTAAGGATGCTTCTCTTCAGGAGTCTTCAGACACCCTGGAAAAGgcaactgtttcaactgttgaGGTCCAGTTACCCAGCACCAAACTTAGTAGAGTTCCCAGTGAGAGCCAACCAAtgccagctctctgtctctccaatcTGGATAACAGCACTCAAGAAGTTCTTAGCAGTGTTTTTTCCATCTACAAGTCAGAGTTATCAAAAGTGGAGAGTAAATGCTTGGCCGTTGTCAGTTCATCTGATGAGTCCCTAGATGCTTGTTGGCTTGTTGATGGTGTcctatcaaagcttgatgactaTACTATTTCCCAGTCACCCTCACCCAATGAAGACTTGAGTGTGAGTACTCAATGTTCTCAACTGAGCTCAGAAGAGAGTGTCAGAATCACACAGTCCTCTACTAGTCTGATTCAGAGCATTAAGAAGCTCTCTAGCAATGACTTTCAGACTCAGGCAGAAGAGGCAGTGAGTAAAGTGCTGATGAGATCCAGTCATTCCTTTATCACACAGATCAGCCATACTGGTCTTCAGAAAAGTCTGCAGGCTGGCTTATCATCTAGCTCGCCATCAGAGATTGCCTCCATGTCCTCTCAGAATACAGCCCCTGGATTAGTGGAAACCTTTGTCAAAGGAATGGCGACTATTTTCCAGAAAAATGAGTCCACTGACACTGTGCTCCTGGAAAGAAGTGGGAGAGTTTTGCAGTGCTCCCACGGGGGCTCCCAACTGGATGATACTGAATTGAGTGTTCAAATATCAGAAGAGAAGCTTTGGTCAACAGCTAAGACCATCTGCGTCAATATGAAGAACATACTTAAGGATTTCTTCACAGGGCTGAAGCCATCCGGATCCGAAAGGACAGAAAATGCTTCTTCCAAAGAGACCCTTGGGGAAATCCTGGTTGCTATCCAGAGTGAAATCTCAAACTTAGGGCGAATTAAGGATTCCAGGGAGCTCCTTCAGATCAACGATATGGTAGGAACTATGCTGAAGGAGGTTGAGAAAAGTGAGGATGACAGTGAACAAGTCTGCCAAGACATCCCTAGAACCTGTTCATCTTTGTCCACTTCTTTAAAGGGTCGTAGTTCCTTGTCTAGCTCTTCAAAGGgtcctaggtcagagtgtgagtTAGAGATCAACCTCCCTGGCACTCCCATCCCTGACGAAGTGCCTTTTGATCTGACCTGCCCCATCGTCAGGAGCTCCTGCATCGACACCAGGGACTCTAAAATGCCAGAGATTTCTACAAGTGACCTAAGGACAAAGATGATGGCACACACAGATGAACCCCTGCATCGTAACAGTCCAATGACTGACAGCAGCCGACCACCGAGTGCTAAAGCCTCTTTTCGATCCTCCACTACTCCATCTTTCACCAGCAAGGGAACCTCTTTGGTACCAAAGGGAGATGGGATTGACATTGAAGAGAAGGAGGTGAGCATCCCCAGCAGCTCTGGCCATCTGAGGGAGCTCTTAATCAGCCCAGACATCAGCAGTGCCACTGCATTCCCACTGCAGTACTTGATGGACTCCAGCAAAGATGATGTCATCTGTTTGGTCACCGTACTGGTGATAAGGTTGCTATCGAAGATCAGACCCTCAGCCCTAGATGGACCCTTCCAACAGGCACCAGACATGACAGAAACATCTCAGCAACTCATCAGACAAGTCCTGTCTGAGTTCTGTGCTGCATCCAGATTCTCCAGGACACAGGAATATTCCCAGAACCTGCACATCCACAGGGTGTTCAGAGGTGTACATAAAAACTTGATGGAGGAGTTTGGCTCTTATAACACCCTGCAAGCAGCTATTTCCTCCCAGGACCCTGCATTTGACAGAGTCCTGGTAAAGTCCTTGACCCAGCAGCTGGTACAGGGACGCAAGGAGGCGTCAAGACCAGCTTCTGCTGCAACAAACCCAGCAGACCaggctgagacagagaggggggctgAGCAGAAAGCAAGAAGGAGCTTCCTTTGCTTTTCAATGACCAAACTCAGGATCAACTTCAAGGTATAGCAGGGAGTTAGCATTTGTTTTTTGTTCCAGTTAGGTGCTGATGTTATTGATGTGGCTATGATAAGACAAATATATGagataaatatgtttttattcatcACTAAATTGTTGCCTTGGATTCAGAAGTGttccatttctttatttattCTCTGTACCATTTTCTTTACCTTTCTCCTGTTAGCGTTCCAAGAGAGGAAACAAAAAGGACTGCCATTCAGTCCAGGAACAGACTGAGATTACCTCTACTGATGGACATTGCATAGGTAAGGATATTTTAGAGCTCTGCTATAGCTTGTAGTTTTGTTTAGGTGTGTGTTAGAAACAGAGTATGCCTACCAAACTCATTGCACTGTTATTTATCAAAGTTAttatactgtatttctctctctctccccctctctccccatccatttctcttgtgtttctagctccacacATTGAggctcatggtgctgaatctcCAGCTGGAGAGgtttctccctccatatctcagcCTATCAAAAAACAATTCTTGATTGTCAGGGTCTTTTCAGCAATGATGAAGCCATTCAGGCGCTTCACCAAGAAGAACCTGTAACCTGTTACGCTGCATGAAGAACTACTTTTGTAACAGCAAGACTTTTGACAAGAGGAATTTCTGCATGTCTACCCTTTCAAagtctatttgatcaaataaatgcAAATTATTTTACAAGAGTTTCAAGTGTTTTGGATGATTGGTAGCACCGAAGCAGCTTTTCTCAGAGAAATGCACTAGTTCCCCCTTGGTTACACATTTATTGTGCAGTTTTTGAGTTGGCAGGActtggggcggcagatagccttgtggttagagcgttgggtcagcaACCGCGAGGTTGCTatatcaaatccctgagctgacaaggtaaaaatctgttgttctgcccctgaacaaggcagttaacccactgttcctaggctgccactgtaaataagaatttgttcttaacaactTGTcttgtaaaataaatcaaataaccaGAGCTTGTCTCTAATACAATAGTTGCTGCATAGACCGTCAGATAACCAGATGTTCTCTATTAATTTAGTTAGATTGATAAGAGCTTATTAGCAGCAAGGGAAAACGCATAGAGGAGAATTAGCAATCTGCAACTAGATCAACCCTCTGAGATGTTTTCTGTATGTTGAATATATAAGCTCCAGCAGTTgagagtgtatgtcagagcaaaaaccaagccatgaagtcgaaggaattgtccgtagagctcagagacatgattgtgtcaaggcacagatctggtgaagggtaccaaaacatttctgcaatattgaatgtccccaagaacacagtggcctccatcattcttaaacggaagaagttaaACGGAAGAAGTAACAAACATAATTAGCAATTCAAAAATGCTCTATTCTGAGAACTACTTTTAATCACAGAGTGGAAAACATAGAACCCTACTGTGTGGATCACAATTATGGGTGTATTCTGGAATAAGACAAAtctatacagtgagggggaaaagtatttgatcccctgctgactttgtacgtttgcccactgacaaagaaatgatcagtctataattttaatttttgaacagtgagagacagaataacaagagaactgtcaatctccctcgtcctggggctccatgcaagatctcacctcgtggagttgcaatgatcatgagaacggtgaggaatcagcccagaactacacgggaggatcttgtcaatgatctcaaggcagctgggaccatagtcaccaagaaaaaaaTTGGTAACACaccacgccgtgaaggactgaaatcctgcagcgcccgcaaggtccccctgctcaagaaagcacatatacatgcccgtctgaagtttgccaatgaacatctgaatgattcagaggacaactgggtgaaagtgttgtggtcagatgagaccaaaatggagctctttggcatcaactcaactcgccgtgtttggaggaggaggaatgctgcctatgaccccaagaacaccatccccaccatcaaacatggaggtggaaacattatgctttgggggtgtttttctgctaaggggacaggacaacttcaccgcatcaaagggacgatggacggggccacgtaccgccaaatcttgggtgagaacctccttccctgaaaataggtcgtggatgggtattccagcatgacaatgacccagaacacacggccaaggcaacaaaggagtggctcaagaagaagcacattaaggtcctggagtggcctagccagtctccagaccttaatcccatagaaaatctgtggaaggagctgaaggttcgagttgccaaacgtcagcctcgaaaccttaatgacttggagaagatctgcaaagaggagtgggacaaaatccctcctgagatgtgtgcaaacctggtggccaactacaagaaaggtctgacctctgtgattgccaacaagggttttgccaccaagtactaagtcatgttttgcagaggggtcaaatacttatttccctcattaaaatgcaaatcaatttataacatttttgacatgcgttttcctggatttttgttgttgttgctctgtctctcactgttcaaataaacctaccattaaaattatagactgatcatttctttgtcagtgggcaaacgtacaaaatcagcaggggatcaaatccttTTCACTGTAAATAGAGTTGGAGTCTAAGTGTGTATGCACAAAGCCACCTCTTTAACCACTCTTCAAAATATTTGGCAGCCTTTGAGATGGAGAGCCAGGAGAATGAGTGACAGAAGAAGAGTCTAATAAAAGCATGGCTTCTCTCCCACTCCTGCTCACAGCAGCAGTGCAGTGGAGTAGCTTCAACAGCCATAGGCCCAGGGATTTCACATCACATTCCATGATGCAATGCAGAATACGGcttcacacagaacaatcaccaaaCCCATTAGATAACACTTCGCACATCACAGCCAAACATCATGTATCACATGAAGAGGCATGTGTGTTCTCCGGACGTGATACTTTGTCATGGACCTTCAGTTTcgatcctctctctacctctctacctctctacctctgaatGTTCAGctttgaaaagccaactgacatttactcctgaggtgctgacctgttttaCCCTGTATAACcacattattatttgaccctgctggtcatctatgaagaaCGTTTGAACTACAgtacttgaagaacaatctggccttaaaggagtacatcgtaaaagtattcacatagccattttccgaccaaccacatgcatcacaaataaccaaaaaacagctaaatgcagcactaacctttggcaatcttcatcagatgacacacctaggacatcatgttacacaatacatgcattcttttgttcgataaagttcatattaatATATaataacagcattttacatcggcgcgtgacgttgactaactatttttccTCAAATGCATCAGGTGAAACAGCGCttcaatttactaaattattatttgaaaacatttttaaaatgtaatattgtcattctaagatttatagatgaatatctcttgaaatcacctgtaatgccagatttaaaaataactttactgggtaatcatacTTTGCGatgaaaggggatgcgatactctgAAAAATAGGCTAATGTTACAGGTCAGCgtcatctt is part of the Salmo trutta chromosome 34, fSalTru1.1, whole genome shotgun sequence genome and encodes:
- the LOC115173131 gene encoding uncharacterized protein LOC115173131, yielding MLCLKIVKVVTQTALRILLPALARIMGVDLRSGAASPESQCSLTGSEDSLGSLDEREKRLLISEMNYWTKERRRNGSAGCLQKSTRRTSSPCWSPKSSQTSLQSLPATREAPLMEEPLKALFGVTEESLLISLVEGHSNPTSSSSSELSYAIAGEVVHQLNSGLSVAIQASSGSCPPMDSQDIAAGKEVIRVASVQILAELQSQTSEPEWVGFIEPLMDPVTDDVLNAIAGTMDKMAQDYNILLDLAKKMTILGSKFLTNLQCDLDVECPSGKEGTTHFLKETGSSSSVVSRKLQTFSSPDFQSKALKAVSTILTRKVSSSSGVAPSSRPSSAAPSLTEAPLNTSCTALTSVSSTATVIVKAFVGGMETIASFEGKCEAVDWPVPVNDHKTGFSQKITFSPARTLYGLIRAKLRDLLTLSAREEGVAKDASLQESSDTLEKATVSTVEVQLPSTKLSRVPSESQPMPALCLSNLDNSTQEVLSSVFSIYKSELSKVESKCLAVVSSSDESLDACWLVDGVLSKLDDYTISQSPSPNEDLSVSTQCSQLSSEESVRITQSSTSLIQSIKKLSSNDFQTQAEEAVSKVLMRSSHSFITQISHTGLQKSLQAGLSSSSPSEIASMSSQNTAPGLVETFVKGMATIFQKNESTDTVLLERSGRVLQCSHGGSQLDDTELSVQISEEKLWSTAKTICVNMKNILKDFFTGLKPSGSERTENASSKETLGEILVAIQSEISNLGRIKDSRELLQINDMVGTMLKEVEKSEDDSEQVCQDIPRTCSSLSTSLKGRSSLSSSSKGPRSECELEINLPGTPIPDEVPFDLTCPIVRSSCIDTRDSKMPEISTSDLRTKMMAHTDEPLHRNSPMTDSSRPPSAKASFRSSTTPSFTSKGTSLVPKGDGIDIEEKEVSIPSSSGHLRELLISPDISSATAFPLQYLMDSSKDDVICLVTVLVIRLLSKIRPSALDGPFQQAPDMTETSQQLIRQVLSEFCAASRFSRTQEYSQNLHIHRVFRGVHKNLMEEFGSYNTLQAAISSQDPAFDRVLVKSLTQQLVQGRKEASRPASAATNPADQAETERGAEQKARRSFLCFSMTKLRINFKRSKRGNKKDCHSVQEQTEITSTDGHCIAPHIEAHGAESPAGEVSPSISQPIKKQFLIVRVFSAMMKPFRRFTKKNL